Proteins encoded within one genomic window of Haladaptatus sp. QDMS2:
- a CDS encoding PaaI family thioesterase, giving the protein MSEPQVPDGTASTIQHFIDERHGFLSWLGTQVEDVRYGEVDLTIPFDDKLTNPSDPPTIHGGVAATLIDTAGGLALRTTLENPIEDTLATVNLNVNYLRRASSDITAHAEVIRTGSSIGWVEVTVESETPDGERKEVATGQAAFRLFQS; this is encoded by the coding sequence ATGAGCGAGCCACAGGTTCCCGACGGCACCGCGAGCACCATCCAGCACTTCATCGACGAGCGCCACGGCTTCCTGTCATGGCTCGGAACGCAGGTCGAGGACGTGCGCTACGGCGAGGTGGACCTTACTATCCCGTTCGACGACAAACTCACCAACCCGTCCGACCCGCCGACGATTCACGGCGGCGTCGCCGCCACGCTCATCGACACCGCCGGCGGCCTCGCGCTCAGAACCACGCTCGAAAACCCCATCGAGGACACGCTGGCGACGGTCAACCTCAACGTGAACTACCTGCGTCGGGCGTCGAGCGACATTACCGCCCACGCAGAGGTCATCCGCACTGGGTCGTCGATTGGCTGGGTCGAGGTGACTGTCGAGAGCGAGACGCCAGACGGCGAGCGTAAAGAAGTCGCCACCGGACAGGCCGCCTTCAGACTGTTTCAGTCCTGA
- a CDS encoding lipoate--protein ligase family protein: MRVIRGRGDSVEADRAVTRRMLDWVAESETPAVRVWTPHRQVAFGRRDATAPGYEQARRAAETHGFPPIERSVGGRAVAYTGTTVAFARAVPVADTRTGLNDRYDALTADVQAGLSQLGVHATAGEPPDSFCPGAHSLQASGKLVGIAQRIQRGAALVAGICVVTDHEEIAAVLTEVYDALDVPFDPDSVGSVERAGGPADPQATIDALEAALAGSGDHDVVPVRDV, encoded by the coding sequence ATGCGCGTCATTCGCGGCCGGGGCGACTCCGTCGAGGCTGACCGGGCGGTGACCCGCCGAATGCTCGATTGGGTCGCTGAAAGCGAGACGCCGGCGGTCAGAGTGTGGACGCCGCACCGACAGGTCGCCTTTGGCCGCCGGGATGCGACCGCGCCGGGCTACGAGCAGGCCAGACGAGCCGCAGAAACTCACGGCTTCCCGCCAATCGAGCGCAGCGTCGGTGGCCGCGCCGTGGCCTACACCGGGACGACCGTCGCGTTCGCCCGGGCCGTCCCCGTTGCGGACACGCGAACCGGCCTGAACGACCGATACGACGCCCTCACGGCAGACGTACAGGCTGGTCTTTCGCAACTCGGCGTCCACGCCACCGCGGGCGAACCGCCGGACTCCTTCTGTCCCGGGGCGCACTCGCTGCAAGCGTCGGGAAAACTCGTCGGCATCGCCCAGCGCATCCAGCGCGGGGCGGCCCTCGTCGCGGGTATCTGCGTCGTCACCGACCACGAGGAAATCGCGGCGGTGCTCACCGAGGTGTACGACGCCCTCGACGTACCGTTCGACCCGGATTCGGTGGGCAGCGTCGAGCGAGCGGGCGGTCCGGCAGACCCACAGGCGACCATCGACGCGCTGGAAGCCGCACTCGCGGGGTCGGGTGACCACGACGTCGTCCCGGTCCGGGACGTTTAG